In Candidatus Chromulinivoraceae bacterium, the following proteins share a genomic window:
- the tsf gene encoding translation elongation factor Ts: MMAVSIEDIKKLKELTGVGLTDAKKALVEADGDFDKALEAMRKKGLTKAEKKGDREAREGIIDSYVHGGRIGVVVEVNCETDFVARLDDFKKVAHEIAMQVAAMSPKYVTEADIPAEEVDRFKTEAMERVKNEGKPAEIAEKIVEGQVKKHFAEQVLMSQQFILDDKKSVEEYVKENIAKLGENIVIRQFKRIELGVNE, from the coding sequence ATGATGGCTGTTTCAATCGAAGACATCAAAAAGCTTAAAGAACTAACAGGCGTTGGTTTGACCGATGCTAAAAAAGCGCTCGTAGAAGCTGATGGCGATTTTGATAAAGCTCTCGAAGCAATGCGCAAAAAAGGTCTTACTAAAGCAGAGAAAAAAGGTGACCGTGAAGCCCGCGAAGGCATCATCGACAGCTACGTTCATGGTGGACGTATCGGCGTTGTAGTAGAGGTTAACTGTGAGACTGACTTCGTTGCTCGTCTTGATGACTTTAAAAAGGTCGCTCACGAAATCGCTATGCAGGTTGCGGCTATGAGTCCTAAGTATGTCACTGAGGCTGATATTCCAGCTGAAGAAGTAGACCGCTTTAAGACTGAGGCTATGGAACGCGTAAAGAACGAAGGCAAGCCAGCCGAGATCGCCGAAAAGATCGTTGAAGGCCAGGTTAAAAAGCACTTTGCTGAGCAAGTACTTATGAGTCAACAATTTATTCTTGACGATAAAAAGAGCGTCGAAGAATATGTTAAAGAAAACATCGCAAAACTTGGTGAAAACATTGTTATTCGCCAGTTCAAGCGTATCGAACTCGGCGTAAACGAGTAG
- the frr gene encoding ribosome recycling factor has product MFDSNSYQDKINSALSHFEEELKKIRTGRAHASMLESVKVEVYGTLMPLNQASNITAAEAQMLTVTPFDPSNINAISAAIRNDQSLGLNPSDDGRVIHVPVPALTEERRRQLVKQSSEKGEEVRIVLRNIRQDGLKEAKRRKDAKELSEDDVKRIEKDFDKSMADAQGKVEATLKAKEKDILTI; this is encoded by the coding sequence ATGTTTGATTCGAATTCCTACCAAGACAAGATAAATAGTGCACTTTCTCATTTTGAGGAGGAGCTTAAGAAAATTCGTACCGGTCGTGCTCACGCCAGTATGCTAGAGAGTGTTAAGGTGGAAGTCTATGGGACGCTCATGCCTCTGAATCAGGCTTCTAACATTACGGCAGCCGAGGCGCAAATGCTGACCGTTACGCCGTTTGATCCTAGTAATATTAATGCTATTTCTGCAGCGATTCGTAATGACCAATCACTCGGTTTGAATCCTTCTGATGACGGCCGCGTGATTCATGTGCCTGTTCCAGCACTTACCGAGGAACGCCGTAGGCAATTAGTAAAACAATCATCTGAAAAGGGTGAAGAAGTCCGTATCGTACTTCGTAACATTCGCCAGGATGGTCTTAAAGAAGCAAAGCGTAGAAAAGACGCCAAAGAACTCAGCGAAGATGACGTCAAACGCATCGAAAAGGATTTTGATAAGTCTATGGCTGATGCGCAGGGTAAAGTGGAGGCGACGCTCAAGGCTAAGGAAAAGGATATCCTCACAATCTAA
- a CDS encoding Fic family protein encodes MRLNKSSSYVLIYLLQGYETAPAISEQLKSVDIRSIQRSLIRLVDLGIITRNGTNNNPTYSVNYPQLIVSDIDEKLLEDENRPSTTLNHQFIAWLDGLSSEVLEELFGNHAVKYEPGTQMTPKELEYLTVELSWKSSSLEGNTYTLLDTQLLLTEGIKAKNRTEFETQMILNHKDAISFIVENPELFTSSVVFPTIEELHRIIGRNLGIESGVRKKIVRISASNYEPLSGPQQLREAVDTVLSVISRVADPFARALLALTLIPYLQVFEDGNKRTGRMLANALLITTIGKGFSLRKTEARELALAYLSFYEFNSVKPLSKILDKELSR; translated from the coding sequence ATGAGATTAAACAAAAGCAGTTCGTACGTGCTTATATATCTTCTACAGGGCTATGAGACAGCTCCTGCGATAAGTGAACAGCTTAAGAGCGTCGATATTCGATCTATCCAGCGTTCACTGATAAGACTAGTGGACTTGGGGATAATCACGAGAAATGGAACAAACAATAATCCGACGTATAGCGTTAACTACCCGCAACTTATCGTCTCGGACATAGACGAGAAGCTTCTGGAAGATGAGAATCGTCCATCAACAACGCTTAATCATCAATTTATCGCTTGGCTCGACGGTCTTTCCAGCGAGGTCTTGGAAGAACTATTCGGTAATCATGCTGTGAAATATGAGCCCGGTACTCAAATGACCCCTAAGGAACTGGAGTATTTAACGGTTGAGCTGTCCTGGAAGTCCTCTTCTCTAGAAGGCAATACGTACACACTTCTCGATACACAACTTCTTTTAACTGAAGGCATTAAGGCGAAAAATAGAACTGAATTTGAAACGCAAATGATACTTAATCATAAAGATGCTATATCGTTTATAGTTGAAAATCCAGAGTTATTCACGTCATCTGTAGTTTTTCCTACTATTGAGGAGCTACATCGTATTATTGGACGAAATCTAGGTATTGAAAGCGGTGTCCGAAAAAAGATAGTTCGTATTAGTGCGAGCAACTACGAACCACTCTCTGGTCCACAGCAGCTAAGAGAAGCTGTTGATACGGTCTTGTCAGTTATAAGCCGTGTTGCAGATCCTTTCGCTCGAGCCTTACTTGCGTTAACGCTTATTCCGTATCTCCAAGTATTCGAGGATGGTAATAAACGAACAGGTCGCATGCTTGCAAATGCATTACTCATCACTACTATAGGTAAGGGTTTTAGTTTACGTAAGACTGAAGCTCGTGAGCTAGCGCTTGCATACCTATCATTTTACGAATTCAACAGTGTTAAGCCTTTGTCTAAAATACTAGACAAAGAACTCTCAAGGTAG
- a CDS encoding replication-associated recombination protein A codes for MERVPLAEKMRPQTLDEVVGQTHLLGDGEILRQIVRKKEPVSLILWGPPGSGKTTLARIIARETNAEFIELSAVTSGKKDVEKVVEHARQNWNLQLRTLLFVDEIHRFNKAQQDAFLPHVESGLITLIGATTENPSFEVISPLLSRSRVLVLQPLAKEEIINILKRALKDLKSTKRVTPKALDYLAELSGGDARVALGNLELALSLDEKVTPEIVKTAAQRRVPGYDKKGEMHYNVISAFIKSMRGGNVDATLYYLARMIDAGEDPKFIARRMIIFASEDIGLAGNGALGLALNAFQAVERIGMPESNYVLFHTATALAKATKSRQTTEAMGRAQALARQYPDAPVPLHLRNAPTKLMKDLGYNKDYKWEADFKHQKGFLPDELQDKKIF; via the coding sequence ATGGAGAGAGTGCCGTTAGCAGAAAAAATGCGTCCTCAAACGCTGGATGAGGTGGTTGGACAAACCCACCTGCTTGGTGATGGTGAAATTTTGCGGCAGATTGTTCGTAAAAAAGAGCCTGTGAGCCTTATTTTATGGGGACCACCCGGCAGCGGCAAGACAACCCTTGCTCGTATTATTGCGCGCGAGACCAACGCGGAGTTTATTGAGCTTTCAGCCGTAACAAGCGGTAAAAAAGATGTTGAGAAAGTTGTTGAGCACGCTCGTCAAAACTGGAACCTCCAACTGCGAACATTACTATTCGTGGATGAGATTCATCGCTTTAACAAAGCTCAGCAAGATGCGTTTTTACCACACGTGGAGTCTGGTCTTATTACTCTTATAGGCGCGACTACCGAAAACCCGAGTTTTGAGGTTATCTCGCCGCTACTTTCACGAAGTCGTGTCCTCGTATTGCAGCCGCTTGCAAAAGAGGAGATTATCAATATTCTAAAGCGTGCGCTTAAGGACTTAAAATCGACTAAACGAGTCACGCCAAAGGCACTCGACTACCTAGCCGAGCTATCTGGGGGAGATGCCCGCGTTGCACTTGGTAACCTAGAACTAGCTCTTTCTCTAGATGAAAAAGTCACACCTGAAATCGTAAAAACCGCTGCTCAAAGGCGAGTACCTGGCTACGATAAAAAGGGTGAGATGCATTACAATGTCATTTCAGCTTTTATTAAAAGCATGCGCGGTGGCAATGTCGACGCAACGCTCTATTATCTAGCTCGCATGATTGATGCTGGCGAAGACCCGAAGTTTATTGCTAGACGAATGATTATTTTTGCATCCGAGGATATCGGTCTCGCTGGAAACGGTGCGCTGGGCCTAGCACTTAACGCGTTCCAGGCGGTGGAGCGAATTGGTATGCCAGAAAGTAACTATGTGCTATTTCACACCGCCACTGCCCTTGCTAAAGCGACTAAATCGCGCCAAACGACAGAGGCAATGGGTCGAGCTCAAGCTCTCGCCCGCCAGTATCCGGACGCGCCCGTACCGCTCCATCTGCGAAATGCACCGACAAAGCTCATGAAGGATTTGGGATACAACAAAGATTATAAATGGGAAGCTGATTTTAAACATCAAAAAGGCTTCTTACCCGATGAACTGCAAGACAAAAAAATATTTTAA
- a CDS encoding IS982 family transposase — MRILRSHHIKNLIEVVDTFLPRTGVSPHGGRPIILHVNDVIGLLLFSSMVAPQRTLKGVYVWAQTFYYRRFQFPSYKSWVRKCHQALPSMLAMLDQLLVKDSVLRFMDSTMLEVCRLVRADRHKVARGIAAFGKNWQGWHYGFKLHAACNTRGQLAAVFFTPANEADSQQIPRLVNDATTVAVGDGGYTASVMRRKMWREHHAYIVSPPHPTQKKKVLARWQLTLLRARPRIECVFDYLKEHLFLQSSFPRSVNGYAVHYIRTLLAYQLMWGF, encoded by the coding sequence ATGCGTATTTTACGTTCTCATCATATCAAGAATTTAATTGAGGTGGTAGATACCTTCTTGCCCCGTACGGGCGTGAGCCCGCACGGCGGCAGACCAATTATTCTTCACGTCAACGACGTCATTGGACTACTACTCTTCAGTAGCATGGTTGCTCCGCAGCGTACACTCAAAGGAGTGTACGTCTGGGCACAAACCTTCTACTACCGTCGCTTTCAGTTTCCTTCGTACAAGTCATGGGTACGGAAGTGCCACCAGGCACTTCCGAGCATGTTGGCCATGCTTGACCAACTGCTCGTGAAAGACAGTGTGCTCCGCTTCATGGACAGTACCATGCTGGAAGTCTGCCGCTTAGTTCGAGCCGACCGCCACAAGGTGGCGAGAGGAATCGCCGCCTTCGGCAAGAATTGGCAGGGCTGGCACTACGGCTTTAAGTTGCATGCGGCGTGCAACACACGTGGCCAACTGGCGGCCGTTTTCTTTACACCCGCCAATGAAGCGGATAGCCAACAGATACCTCGACTCGTGAATGACGCTACCACCGTCGCCGTAGGCGACGGTGGCTACACTGCCAGCGTTATGAGACGAAAGATGTGGCGAGAACACCATGCCTACATTGTTTCGCCACCGCATCCCACGCAGAAAAAGAAAGTACTGGCCCGCTGGCAGCTAACGCTGCTGCGGGCTCGACCACGGATTGAATGCGTCTTTGACTATCTTAAAGAACATCTCTTCTTACAGAGTTCGTTTCCCCGCTCGGTGAACGGCTACGCCGTTCACTACATCCGAACATTGCTCGCGTACCAGCTTATGTGGGGGTTTTGA
- the rpsB gene encoding 30S ribosomal protein S2 translates to MAVTVDIKALLEAGVHFGHKTSRWHPKMAQYIHSKRQDSHIIDLTKTVEGLDKALPFLTKVAGSGKQILFVGTKKQAKDIVKATAEQVGQPFVTERWIGGMLTNVDTVSAQIKKLKDLERRMASGDLEKRYNKLEVQRFQEEIDELNIKYGGIKDLNGKPGAMIVIDVLTDANAIKEAKTLGIPVVGVVDTNADPTPVDYVIPGNDDAIKGLQLLLSYFGEAVAEGAGTVKKEEK, encoded by the coding sequence ATGGCAGTAACTGTCGATATTAAAGCTCTACTCGAAGCTGGTGTTCACTTTGGACACAAAACGAGCCGCTGGCACCCAAAAATGGCCCAGTACATTCATTCTAAGCGTCAGGACAGTCACATCATTGACCTGACTAAAACGGTAGAAGGCCTTGATAAGGCGCTTCCATTCCTTACTAAGGTCGCTGGTAGCGGCAAGCAAATTTTGTTTGTTGGCACAAAAAAGCAGGCTAAGGATATTGTAAAGGCAACCGCTGAACAAGTAGGTCAGCCATTCGTTACTGAACGTTGGATCGGTGGTATGCTTACCAACGTTGACACCGTATCAGCACAAATTAAAAAGCTAAAAGATCTCGAACGTCGCATGGCTTCTGGTGATCTTGAAAAGCGCTACAATAAGCTCGAAGTTCAGCGTTTCCAAGAGGAAATTGACGAACTTAACATTAAGTACGGTGGCATTAAAGACCTTAACGGCAAGCCAGGTGCGATGATCGTTATTGACGTTCTTACTGATGCGAATGCCATTAAAGAGGCAAAGACACTCGGTATTCCAGTTGTTGGTGTCGTAGATACTAACGCTGATCCAACTCCAGTCGACTACGTTATTCCTGGTAACGACGACGCGATCAAGGGCCTTCAACTGCTTCTTAGTTACTTTGGCGAAGCGGTCGCAGAAGGTGCGGGAACTGTTAAAAAAGAGGAGAAATAA
- a CDS encoding heme-binding protein: protein MKNFTDQDAADLVQTAVDIAKTTTTDEGGIKPAAICCITSQPDVMAVPTVSRRMDGVKALSATTALHIAFTVLAYGADSIKHANKLKDGSWSEADMLFRQTTAPMFLPWDGGIVVMDEDGELLCALAAAGRTSEGNRRLMVLAAHKMGYKTNFDEKGEPLQ from the coding sequence ATGAAGAATTTTACTGATCAAGATGCAGCGGATCTCGTACAAACCGCTGTCGATATAGCCAAAACAACCACTACAGACGAAGGTGGTATAAAGCCGGCGGCTATCTGCTGCATAACTTCCCAGCCCGACGTCATGGCCGTCCCTACCGTTTCTAGACGTATGGATGGCGTCAAAGCGTTGAGCGCTACAACTGCTCTCCATATTGCCTTCACCGTGTTAGCATACGGCGCAGATTCGATAAAACATGCCAACAAGCTGAAAGACGGATCATGGTCAGAAGCCGATATGTTATTTCGTCAAACTACCGCTCCGATGTTCTTGCCATGGGATGGCGGTATCGTCGTCATGGACGAAGACGGAGAGCTGCTATGCGCCCTGGCAGCAGCTGGACGAACATCTGAGGGCAATCGTCGCCTGATGGTTCTTGCAGCTCACAAGATGGGGTATAAGACAAATTTTGACGAGAAGGGCGAACCACTCCAATAG
- the uppS gene encoding polyprenyl diphosphate synthase — translation MAEEAIVPQHIGFIVDGNRRWAKKHGIPTYEGHLAGYNTSIDVMKATFEAGVKVVSMYAFSTENWKRSESEVSKIMSLVLRLLTSDIHILQENGIRLKMIGSREGLSKGIAKAIDEAEAKTASNTRGTLAVCFNYGGQLEIVDACKKIVEAGVSADKITPELIIENLYAPGLPPVDLVVRTSGEQRLSNFMLWRAAYSEFIFLEKFWPDMTKDDVTAILEEYSRRGRRFGG, via the coding sequence ATGGCTGAGGAAGCAATTGTTCCACAGCATATAGGATTTATCGTCGACGGCAATCGTCGATGGGCCAAAAAGCATGGTATCCCTACCTACGAAGGACATCTCGCTGGTTATAATACAAGCATCGATGTTATGAAGGCTACCTTTGAGGCGGGTGTTAAGGTTGTGTCGATGTATGCGTTTAGCACCGAGAACTGGAAACGTTCTGAGTCGGAAGTTTCAAAAATCATGTCGCTCGTACTACGTCTCCTCACCTCTGATATTCATATTTTGCAAGAGAACGGAATCCGATTAAAAATGATCGGTTCTCGTGAAGGTCTCAGCAAGGGGATTGCAAAGGCGATAGATGAAGCTGAGGCTAAAACGGCAAGTAATACACGTGGAACGCTGGCAGTCTGTTTTAACTACGGTGGTCAGCTGGAAATAGTCGATGCCTGCAAAAAAATCGTAGAAGCTGGCGTATCTGCAGACAAAATCACTCCAGAACTTATTATAGAAAATCTATACGCGCCAGGACTACCGCCCGTTGATCTTGTAGTTCGTACGAGCGGAGAGCAACGCCTCTCTAATTTTATGTTGTGGCGAGCAGCGTATAGCGAATTTATATTTTTAGAAAAGTTCTGGCCGGACATGACAAAAGACGATGTGACCGCTATACTAGAAGAATATTCACGCCGCGGTAGACGATTTGGAGGGTAA
- a CDS encoding nuclear transport factor 2 family protein, with translation MADVIIGEGALAGRGVYAARDFKKGEVVIQFRLKELTQEDFDTLPDGEWEWTHTFGGKIYLFSTPERYVNHDDNPSTLPTSEGDIALRDIKKGEAITINDKLELQRELDTFLKAYEEAANSRDFNKVAPFIADDASFWFTNGQYQGKQEVRKAFEETWGNIKDETYTISDVRWVGKNYWVSACSYNFKSDGIVNGERQVYEGRGTNVVARIKGRWRVTHEHLSK, from the coding sequence ATGGCAGATGTGATAATCGGCGAAGGTGCTCTTGCGGGTAGAGGGGTTTACGCCGCTCGTGATTTCAAAAAAGGTGAAGTAGTTATACAGTTCAGACTCAAGGAGCTTACTCAGGAAGATTTCGACACGTTGCCTGATGGTGAGTGGGAGTGGACGCATACGTTTGGCGGTAAGATATATCTCTTCTCCACACCTGAACGTTATGTTAATCACGATGACAATCCTAGTACTTTGCCTACGTCTGAAGGTGATATTGCACTACGTGACATTAAGAAAGGCGAAGCGATCACAATTAACGACAAGCTAGAATTGCAGCGTGAGCTAGATACCTTCCTAAAGGCATACGAAGAGGCTGCAAATAGTCGTGACTTCAATAAGGTCGCGCCCTTCATCGCTGACGATGCGTCATTCTGGTTTACGAACGGTCAATACCAAGGCAAGCAGGAGGTACGAAAAGCTTTTGAGGAAACCTGGGGGAATATTAAAGACGAAACATATACGATTTCAGACGTTCGCTGGGTTGGCAAAAATTACTGGGTCTCAGCGTGTAGCTATAATTTTAAATCGGATGGGATTGTCAATGGAGAGCGCCAGGTATATGAAGGTAGAGGTACGAATGTGGTCGCCCGTATCAAGGGACGATGGCGGGTAACACATGAACACCTGAGTAAATAA
- a CDS encoding slipin family protein translates to MDGLAVTIVIIVLIYIFSGIKVVNQYERGVVLTLGKFTGMRTPGLCVIVPVFQRMIKVDVRTNTIDIPKQEVITQDNVTVNVDAVVYFKVKDAEKAVLEVRNYIYASSQFAQAALRDVTGNVELDSLLGKRNEVSTQIKEIVDVQTEKWGIDVESVKIQNIELPQDMKRAMAKQAEAERERRAVIITAEGEKAAAQAVADAAGILSKAAGGINIRTLQTLEKIAVEPSQKTVVVLPSELTNAVSKLMGK, encoded by the coding sequence ATGGACGGACTAGCAGTAACAATAGTAATCATTGTTTTGATCTATATCTTTAGTGGCATAAAAGTTGTCAACCAGTACGAACGAGGTGTTGTTTTGACGCTAGGAAAGTTCACAGGTATGCGAACTCCTGGTCTTTGCGTTATCGTGCCTGTCTTTCAGCGAATGATTAAGGTTGACGTTCGTACTAATACCATCGATATTCCTAAACAAGAGGTTATCACACAAGATAACGTCACCGTTAATGTTGATGCGGTAGTGTATTTTAAGGTAAAGGATGCCGAAAAGGCTGTGCTTGAAGTGAGGAATTACATATATGCAAGTAGTCAGTTCGCTCAGGCTGCATTACGTGATGTAACGGGAAATGTAGAACTCGACTCACTCCTGGGAAAGCGGAACGAAGTCAGCACCCAAATTAAAGAGATTGTCGATGTCCAAACTGAGAAGTGGGGAATTGATGTAGAGAGCGTGAAAATCCAAAATATTGAATTGCCACAGGATATGAAGCGTGCGATGGCAAAGCAGGCTGAGGCCGAGCGTGAGCGTCGAGCGGTTATTATTACGGCCGAAGGCGAAAAGGCAGCAGCACAGGCTGTGGCGGATGCTGCAGGTATCCTCTCGAAGGCGGCAGGCGGTATTAATATTCGTACACTTCAAACTCTCGAGAAGATTGCTGTGGAGCCAAGTCAAAAAACAGTTGTTGTTCTACCTTCGGAACTGACGAATGCTGTTTCGAAGCTTATGGGCAAGTAG
- a CDS encoding VOC family protein, protein MQNESNEESKMFNPKTALSAFSAKDLNAVRSFYTEILGLEVKDSPAGLEINLPGGAKIAVYQSDKNQPAAYTMLNFFVDDIDEAVDALTKRGVMFERYEDMGFPQDEKGIARGLAAHKGPDAAWFKDPQGNILEVLQVA, encoded by the coding sequence TTGCAAAATGAAAGTAATGAGGAGTCAAAAATGTTCAATCCAAAAACAGCACTCAGCGCGTTCTCGGCAAAAGATCTCAATGCCGTAAGGAGTTTCTATACTGAGATACTTGGTCTCGAAGTGAAAGATTCGCCAGCAGGCTTAGAAATTAACCTACCCGGTGGCGCAAAGATCGCCGTATATCAAAGCGACAAAAACCAACCAGCAGCATACACCATGCTAAACTTTTTCGTTGATGATATTGACGAAGCAGTAGATGCTCTTACTAAACGAGGTGTCATGTTCGAACGTTATGAGGATATGGGCTTTCCGCAAGACGAGAAAGGTATCGCTCGCGGTCTTGCAGCGCATAAAGGTCCAGATGCAGCTTGGTTCAAGGATCCGCAGGGTAATATCTTAGAGGTACTTCAAGTAGCATAA
- a CDS encoding D-alanine--D-alanine ligase family protein, translating to MDRTTVLLLFGGESSEHDVSISSARNVYAAIDDAKYTVLLGYIDRLGKWWLIDKLGNELDTHGAPQLTPVMGAGSFITIPSSRVVKPDVILPILHGKNGEDGSVQGLSQLLHIPIVGCDMTSSALCMDKVATKEVLSKNGMSVAPYEVHRDGAAIPDFNQLSMRLGSPMFVKPSRAGSSVGVSKVYSEEELVRALETAHQHDKTVLIERGITGRELEVAVLGNPPNHKASGVGEVKPGDDFYSYDAKYAATSTSQVIIPAELEERDEAKITQLAAKAFEVLGCSGLSRVDFFLADDGTVYVNEINTLPGFTNISMYPKLWRQKGISYSELIDQLISLAFDGSRADTEDTEE from the coding sequence ATGGATCGAACTACCGTATTACTACTTTTCGGCGGTGAATCATCCGAACACGATGTTTCGATTTCTTCTGCACGCAATGTGTATGCTGCCATAGATGATGCTAAATATACCGTTCTTCTTGGTTATATTGATCGTTTAGGTAAGTGGTGGCTTATAGATAAGCTTGGTAACGAGCTAGATACTCACGGCGCACCTCAGCTTACGCCAGTTATGGGCGCAGGTAGCTTTATTACTATTCCAAGCAGTCGTGTCGTTAAGCCAGATGTTATCCTGCCTATATTACACGGTAAAAACGGCGAAGATGGTAGTGTTCAAGGCTTATCACAGCTACTTCATATCCCTATTGTTGGTTGTGACATGACTTCTAGCGCGCTTTGTATGGATAAGGTTGCGACTAAAGAAGTGCTTTCTAAAAACGGTATGTCGGTTGCTCCGTACGAGGTTCATCGTGATGGTGCGGCTATACCGGACTTTAACCAGCTTAGTATGCGTCTTGGCTCGCCGATGTTCGTTAAGCCATCTAGAGCAGGTAGCTCTGTTGGGGTAAGCAAGGTATATAGCGAAGAAGAGCTGGTTCGCGCACTCGAAACGGCACATCAGCACGACAAGACAGTGCTGATAGAGCGCGGAATTACTGGTCGAGAGCTAGAAGTAGCTGTACTCGGTAATCCTCCTAATCACAAAGCTAGCGGTGTAGGTGAAGTCAAACCGGGTGACGATTTTTACAGCTATGACGCTAAATACGCAGCTACTAGCACCTCGCAGGTTATCATTCCCGCTGAGCTCGAAGAGCGCGATGAAGCAAAAATAACGCAGTTAGCAGCAAAAGCCTTTGAGGTGTTAGGGTGCAGTGGGCTTTCACGGGTGGATTTCTTCTTAGCTGATGACGGCACAGTGTATGTAAATGAGATTAATACATTGCCTGGCTTTACAAACATCAGTATGTATCCAAAACTATGGCGCCAAAAGGGAATATCATATTCTGAGCTCATCGACCAACTGATTAGTCTTGCATTTGATGGCTCGCGGGCAGACACTGAAGATACGGAGGAATAA